Proteins from one Setaria italica strain Yugu1 chromosome V, Setaria_italica_v2.0, whole genome shotgun sequence genomic window:
- the LOC101773269 gene encoding wall-associated receptor kinase 2 produces MVIPAALLLLMLQLISSADAQLGGAGPAPGCPTTCGNVTVPYPFGIRDGCFLPGFNLTCDQTRRPPRLLLGDDGALEVVEISLVNSTVRAMDTAGAVNISNFVGPGPEGNGTWRGLGSASNSPFILSERRNQFVVTGCNVQGTLLGDSGNIITGCSSFCSIRDTWINPVVSSPASGGGCSGIGCCETPIPIGRPSYAVKLKALDPNHENDGMLPMAVRVAEQGWFDGVAAQMLNGSVASSSVLQTAVPVMLEWAVASIMIVPPHANGIGNSSCPVDAARSACRSSHSTCRNVTDNYRTGYVCQCQDGYAGNPYLAGDGGCQDIDECALPGKCFGVCTNIAGGYECRCPRGARGNPFMANGCIKSSLGLSIGLGVGSGAGLLVLVLGAAFMTRRIKHQRARMLKQKFFKQNRGHLLKQLVSQNADIAERMIIPLVELEKATNNFDKDRELGGGGHGTVYKGILSDLHVVAIKKSKVAIQREIDEFINEVAILSQINHRNVVRLFGCCLETEVPLLVYEFISNGTLYDHLHVQGPTSLPWQNRLRIATETARALAYLHMAVSVPIVHRDVKSHNILLDDSLTAKVSDFGASRCIPPDQTGVATAIQGTLGYLDPMYYYTGRLTEKSDVYSFGVVLIELLTRKKPYLYRSPEDDSLIAQFTSLVTHGNLSDVLDPQIMEEGGKEVSEVASLATVCVKLKAEDRPTMRQVEMTLESIQESLQVKLHSVGTKISEDKQMAVTLPTMEGRSSKESSRQYSLEEEYLLSSRYPR; encoded by the exons ATGGTGATTCCAgcagcgctgctgctgctgatgttgCAGCTCATCTCCTCGGCGGATGCTCAGCTCGGAGGTGCAGGCCCGGCGCCGGGCTGCCCGACCACCTGCGGCAACGTGACCGTCCCCTACCCGTTCGGAATTCGCGACGGCTGCTTCCTCCCCGGCTTCAACCTCACCTGCGACCAAACCCGGCGTCCGCCGAGGCTGCTGCTCGGCGATGACGGCGCCCTCGAGGTCGTGGAGATCTCGCTCGTCAACTCCACGGTGCGCGCCATGGACACTGCTGGCGCCGTGAACATCAGCAACTTCGTCGGCCCGGGGCCAGAAGGCAACGGCACCTGGCGCGGGCTCGGCTCCGCCAGCAACAGCCCGTTCATCCTCTCCGAGCGGCGCAACCAGTTCGTGGTGACCGGGTGCAACGTGCAGGGGACGCTGCTTGGGGACAGCGGCAACATCATCACCGGCTGCTCCTCCTTCTGCTCCATCCGCGACACCTGGATAAACCCCGTGGTGAGCAgccccgccagcggcggcggatgctCCGGCATCGGCTGCTGCGAGACTCCCATCCCGATCGGCCGCCCCTCCTACGCCGTCAAGCTCAAGGCCCTGGACCCGAACCACGAGAACGACGGCATGCTGCCTATGGCGGTGCGCGTCGCGGAGCAGGGCTGGTTCGACGGCGTCGCCGCGCAGATGCTCAACGGGTCGGTGGCGAGCAGCAGCGTGCTCCAGACGGCGGTGCCGGTAATGCTGGAGTGGGCGGTGGCGTCAATCATGATAGTGCCGCCGCACGCCAACGGCATCGGCAACTCGTCGTGTCCCGTTgacgcggcgaggagcgcgtgCCGCAGCAGCCACAGCACCTGCCGCAACGTCACCGACAACTACCGGACTGGATATGTGTGCCAGTGTCAGGACGGGTACGCCGGCAACCCCTACCTTGCCGGTGACGGCGGATGCCAAG ATATTGACGAGTGCGCGCTCCCGGGGAAGTGTTTCGGCGTGTGTACAAACATTGCTGGAGGGTACGAGTGCCGGTGCCCACGCGGTGCTCGTGGCAACCCGTTCATGGCAAATGGCTGTATCAAATCTTCTCTAG GGCTAAGTATTGGCCTTGGAGTTGGTAGTGGGGCAGGTCTTCTGGTCCTGGTACTCGGTGCTGCCTTTATGACACGTAGGATTAAGCATCAGAGGGCAAGAATGCTGAAGCAGAAGTTCTTCAAGCAGAACCGTGGGCATTTGTTGAAACAATTGGTATCCCAAAATGCAGATATTGCTGAGAGGATGATCATCCCCTTGGTAGAACTGGAGAAAGCCACAAACAATTTCGACAAAGATCGCGAGCTTGGTGGAGGAGGGCACGGTACTGTCTACAAAGGGATATTATCAGACCTGCACGTTGTTGCGATCAAAAAGTCGAAGGTGGCAATCCAAAGAGAGATTGACGAATTCATAAATGAGGTAGCCATTCTCTCACAGATCAACCACAGGAATGTGGTAAGACTTTTTGGCTGCTGCCTCGAGACCGAAGTGCCACTTTTGGTGTATGAATTCATTTCAAATGGCACGCTTTATGACCATCTTCACGTCCAAGGACCAACATCATTACCATGGCAGAATAGGCTGAGAATTGCGACAGAAACCGCCAGAGCCCTTGCCTACCTTCACATGGCCGTGTCTGTCCCTATAGTTCATAGGGATGTAAAGTCTCATAACATTCTATTGGATGACTCTCTAACAGCTAAAGTGTCGGACTTTGGAGCTTCAAGGTGCATTCCACCTGATCAAACTGGTGTTGCAACGGCTATCCAAGGAACACTAGGATACCTAGATCCTATGTACTACTACACCGGTAGACTGACCGAGAAGAGCGACGTTTATAGCTTTGGTGTTGTTCTAATAGAGTTGCTCACTAGAAAGAAACCGTATTTATACAGATCACCTGAGGATGATAGCCTAATTGCTCAATTCACTTCCTTGGTTACACATGGCAATTTGTCTGATGTACTTGATCCACAAATTATGGAGGAGGGAGGCAAAGAAGTCAGCGAAGTAGCTTCATTGGCAACAGTATGTGTGAAGCTAAAAGCGGAGGATCGGCCAACCATGAGACAGGTGGAGATGACCCTTGAAAGCATTCAAGAATCACTACAAGTTAAACTGCATAGTGTGGGTACAAAGATATCCGAGGATAAACAAATGGCAGTGACCCTTCCAACAATGGAGGGTAGAAGCAGCAAAGAGTCAAGTAGGCAGTACAGTCTTGAAGAAGAGTACTTGTTGTCATCGAGGTATCCCCGTTAG
- the LOC106804347 gene encoding uncharacterized protein LOC106804347 produces the protein MDFDLKRLQPCEEPFYGIVPGKGSYRIGRVVLLVTFGTQANYRMEYLTFEVANFKTSYHAILGRPMLARFMVIPHHTYLVLKMLAPNGVLSIYGDVDTLYKCDTEAVQLAETLEYSAKATAMVAEVQKVDKECLTITEMEPTPTALQPDHRVKKIYLGL, from the coding sequence ATGGACTTCGACCTCAAACGGCTCCAGCCCTGTGAAgaacctttctacggcattgtccccggcaaagggtcctaccgTATTGGCCGAGTTGTTTTGCTAGTCACCTTTGGCACACAGGCCAACTACCGCATGGAgtacctcacatttgaggtggcgaacttcaagacttcctaccatgctATCCTTGGCAGGCCCATGTTGGCGAGGTTCATGGTGATCCCACACCACACCTACCTTGTCCTCAAGATGTTGGCTCCAAACGGAGTCCTCTCCATCTACGGTGACGTCGATACATTATACAAGTGCGACACCGAGGCAGTCCAGCTTGCAGAAACCCTGGAATACTCAGCaaaggccaccgccatggtaGCCGAGGTCCAGAAGGTGGACAAGGAATGTCTCACGATCACAGAGATGGAGCCGACGCCCACAGCACTGCAACCCGACCACAGGGTCAAGAAGATCTACCTCGGCCTATAA